One window from the genome of Erwinia sorbitola encodes:
- the glmM gene encoding phosphoglucosamine mutase has translation MSERKYFGTDGIRGKVGESPITPDFVLKLGFAAGKVLARHGSKKIIIGKDTRISGYMLESALEAGLAAAGLSAAFTGPMPTPAIAYLTRTFRAEAGIVISASHNPFDDNGIKFFSTEGTKLPDEVEEAIEAEMEKPITCVESAALGRASRIVDAAGRYIEFCKGTFPSELSLNGLKIVVDCANGATYHIAPNVLRELGATVIAIGVQPDGMNINKECGATDLRLLQERVLAEKADVGLAYDGDGDRIMMVDHLGHKVDGDQILYLIAREGLRQGQLRGGVVGTLMSNMGLELALKQLGIPFARAKVGDRYVLEKLKEKGWRLGAENSGHVILLDKTTTGDGIVAGLQVLAAIVRNHMSLHDLCSGMKLLPQILVNVRFSGQNDPLEDAMVKAVTAEVETELKGRGRVLLRKSGTEPLIRVMVEGEDEAQVTALAHRIADAVKAV, from the coding sequence ATGAGCGAGCGTAAATATTTTGGTACAGATGGCATCCGTGGCAAGGTCGGTGAGTCGCCAATTACCCCAGATTTCGTACTGAAGCTGGGTTTTGCTGCCGGTAAAGTTCTGGCGCGCCACGGTTCCAAGAAGATTATCATTGGCAAAGATACGCGTATTTCAGGCTATATGCTGGAGTCTGCGCTCGAAGCCGGCCTGGCGGCGGCTGGTTTGTCTGCGGCTTTCACCGGCCCGATGCCAACACCAGCTATTGCCTATCTGACCCGTACATTCCGTGCAGAGGCGGGTATCGTAATTTCAGCTTCACATAACCCGTTTGACGATAACGGCATTAAATTTTTCTCTACCGAAGGTACTAAGCTGCCAGACGAAGTGGAAGAAGCGATCGAAGCTGAAATGGAAAAGCCTATTACCTGTGTTGAATCAGCGGCTCTGGGGCGTGCCAGCCGTATCGTTGACGCTGCCGGACGTTATATTGAGTTTTGCAAGGGCACCTTCCCCAGCGAACTGAGCCTTAACGGACTGAAAATTGTTGTCGATTGTGCAAACGGTGCGACATATCACATCGCACCAAATGTTCTGCGCGAACTCGGTGCCACGGTGATTGCCATCGGCGTACAGCCCGATGGGATGAACATTAACAAAGAGTGCGGAGCAACCGATCTGCGTCTGCTGCAAGAGCGCGTACTTGCAGAAAAAGCGGATGTAGGCCTAGCCTATGATGGCGACGGTGATCGCATCATGATGGTGGATCATCTTGGTCATAAGGTGGATGGCGATCAGATCCTCTATCTTATTGCCCGTGAAGGGTTGCGTCAGGGGCAGCTGCGCGGCGGGGTGGTTGGTACGCTGATGAGTAACATGGGCCTGGAACTGGCGCTTAAACAGCTCGGTATTCCATTTGCACGTGCCAAAGTGGGTGACCGCTACGTGCTGGAAAAACTGAAAGAGAAGGGCTGGCGCCTGGGGGCTGAAAACTCGGGGCACGTTATTCTGCTGGATAAAACCACCACCGGCGATGGCATCGTTGCTGGTTTGCAGGTACTGGCTGCAATCGTACGGAATCACATGAGCCTGCACGACCTGTGCAGCGGGATGAAACTGCTGCCACAAATTTTGGTTAATGTGCGCTTCAGCGGTCAAAACGATCCGCTGGAAGATGCGATGGTAAAAGCTGTGACGGCAGAAGTAGAAACGGAACTGAAAGGCCGTGGCCGTGTACTGCTGCGTAAATCCGGTACTGAGCCTTTAATTCGCGTTATGGTAGAAGGCGAAGATGAAGCGCAGGTTACCGCATTGGCACACCGTATTGCCGACGCGGTAAAAGCGGTATAA
- the secG gene encoding preprotein translocase subunit SecG yields MYEALLVVFLIVAIGLVGLIMLQQGKGADMGASFGAGASGTLFGSNGSGNFMTRMTAVLATLFFIISLTLGNINSNKTQKGSEWENLTQPAQSQQTTPAKPATPGSDIPQ; encoded by the coding sequence ATGTACGAAGCTCTTTTAGTAGTTTTCCTTATTGTCGCAATCGGCCTTGTAGGTCTGATCATGCTTCAGCAAGGTAAAGGCGCTGATATGGGAGCATCATTTGGTGCAGGCGCTTCTGGTACGCTGTTCGGTTCTAACGGTTCTGGTAACTTTATGACCCGTATGACTGCGGTACTGGCGACCCTGTTCTTCATTATCAGTCTGACCCTGGGTAACATTAATAGTAACAAGACCCAGAAAGGAAGTGAGTGGGAAAACCTGACTCAGCCGGCGCAGTCTCAACAGACTACACCTGCTAAACCGGCAACGCCGGGCAGCGATATCCCGCAGTAA
- the rimP gene encoding ribosome maturation factor RimP translates to MSTLEQKLTELISAPVEALGYELVGIEFVRGRTSTLRIYIDSEDGINVDDCADVSHQVSAVMDVEDPITAVYNLEVSSPGLDRPMFTAEHYVRFTGEEVSLVLRMAVQNRRKWQGIIKSVQGEMITVAVEGHDEVFALSNIQKANLVPHF, encoded by the coding sequence TTGTCCACATTAGAGCAAAAATTAACAGAGCTGATCTCAGCACCGGTAGAAGCGCTAGGCTACGAACTGGTTGGTATTGAGTTTGTACGCGGTCGCACATCCACCTTGCGCATCTATATTGATAGTGAAGATGGCATCAATGTTGATGATTGCGCTGATGTGAGCCACCAGGTCAGTGCGGTAATGGATGTCGAAGATCCCATTACTGCGGTCTACAACCTTGAAGTCTCCTCGCCTGGTCTTGACCGCCCGATGTTTACTGCAGAACATTATGTACGTTTTACTGGCGAAGAAGTGAGTCTGGTGCTGCGTATGGCGGTACAGAACCGTCGCAAATGGCAGGGTATCATTAAGTCTGTCCAGGGTGAGATGATCACTGTTGCCGTTGAGGGTCACGACGAGGTGTTCGCGCTGAGTAATATCCAGAAGGCGAACCTGGTTCCCCACTTTTAA
- the nusA gene encoding transcription termination factor NusA, with amino-acid sequence MNKEILAVVEAVSNEKSLPREKIFEALESALATATKKKYEQEIDVRVSIDRKSGDFDTFRRWLIVDEVTMPTREITLEAAVYEDESLGLGGYVEDQIESVTFDRITTQTAKQVIVQKVREAERAMVVDQFREQEGEIITGVVKKVNRDNISLEVRPNDGSNTNAEAVIIREDMLPRENFRPGDRIRGVLYAVRPEARGAQLFVSRSKPEMLIELFRIEVPEIAEEVIEIKAAARDPGSRAKIAVKTNDKRIDPVGACVGMRGARVQAVSSELGGERIDIVLWDDNPAQFVINAMAPADVASIVVDEDNHTMDIAVEAGNLAQAIGRNGQNVRLASQLSGWELNVMTVDDLQAKHQAEAHAAIDVFTKHLDIDEDFATVLVEEGFSSLEELAYVPINELLEIDGLDEETVEALRDRAKNALTTLALAKEESLGDTQPAEDLLGLEGLDREMAFKLAAKGVCTLEDLAEQGVDDLSDIDGLNDERAGELIMAARNICWFGDDA; translated from the coding sequence ATGAACAAAGAAATCTTAGCTGTTGTAGAAGCGGTCTCTAATGAGAAATCCCTCCCGCGCGAGAAGATTTTCGAAGCGCTGGAGAGCGCGCTGGCCACAGCTACCAAGAAAAAATATGAGCAGGAAATTGACGTTCGCGTCAGTATCGATCGCAAAAGTGGCGATTTCGATACCTTCCGCCGTTGGCTGATTGTCGATGAAGTGACAATGCCGACTCGTGAAATCACGCTGGAAGCTGCTGTCTACGAAGATGAATCGCTGGGCCTGGGTGGTTATGTTGAAGATCAGATCGAATCTGTTACCTTCGACCGTATCACTACTCAGACTGCCAAGCAGGTTATCGTACAAAAAGTTCGTGAAGCTGAACGTGCGATGGTCGTTGATCAGTTCCGCGAGCAGGAAGGCGAAATCATCACCGGTGTGGTGAAGAAAGTAAACCGTGACAATATCTCTCTCGAAGTGCGTCCAAACGATGGTTCTAACACCAACGCGGAAGCCGTAATCATTCGTGAAGATATGCTGCCTCGTGAAAACTTCCGCCCGGGTGACCGTATCCGTGGCGTGCTGTACGCCGTGCGCCCTGAAGCGCGTGGTGCCCAGCTGTTTGTGAGCCGTTCTAAACCCGAGATGCTGATCGAACTGTTCCGCATCGAAGTGCCGGAAATCGCAGAAGAAGTTATTGAAATTAAAGCCGCTGCGCGCGATCCTGGCTCCCGAGCTAAAATCGCCGTTAAAACAAACGACAAGCGTATCGATCCGGTCGGTGCTTGCGTAGGTATGCGTGGTGCGCGTGTTCAGGCGGTATCCAGTGAGCTGGGTGGCGAGCGTATTGATATCGTACTGTGGGATGATAATCCTGCGCAGTTCGTCATCAACGCAATGGCCCCGGCGGATGTCGCCTCTATCGTGGTGGATGAAGATAATCACACCATGGATATCGCTGTGGAAGCTGGTAATCTGGCCCAGGCGATCGGCCGTAATGGCCAAAACGTGCGTTTAGCGTCACAGTTAAGTGGCTGGGAGCTGAACGTGATGACGGTCGACGACCTGCAGGCCAAGCATCAGGCTGAAGCTCATGCTGCCATCGACGTCTTTACCAAACATCTCGACATCGACGAAGACTTCGCTACCGTACTGGTCGAAGAAGGCTTCTCTTCTCTTGAAGAGCTGGCTTATGTGCCGATTAACGAGCTGCTGGAAATTGACGGTCTTGATGAAGAGACAGTAGAAGCATTGCGCGACCGAGCTAAAAACGCGTTAACCACCCTGGCACTGGCCAAGGAAGAGAGCCTCGGCGATACCCAACCGGCTGAAGATTTACTCGGCCTGGAAGGTTTGGATCGTGAGATGGCCTTCAAGCTGGCAGCTAAAGGCGTTTGCACGCTGGAAGATCTTGCCGAGCAGGGTGTTGACGATCTATCAGATATTGATGGCCTGAATGATGAACGGGCTGGTGAGCTGATTATGGCTGCACGAAATATCTGCTGGTTCGGCGAC